A single genomic interval of Deinococcus betulae harbors:
- a CDS encoding DUF2726 domain-containing protein: MSIVLLILGVLLVSVLVGWLSAQGKSSRVSTRSVPTSLPVQAKRYFFARSERALYDLLTQMLAGTSYQVFPNVRLNDLFLIKGKGTAHQATLGRLRDKHVDFVIVDAGQDFRPLVAIELDGASHEAAAQKYRDQVKDVIFRSGGLPLLRLKTSDPHSSASLKVLLAPYLGQVKVARAR, translated from the coding sequence GTGTCCATCGTCCTGCTGATTCTCGGTGTCCTGCTCGTCTCGGTGCTGGTGGGCTGGCTGTCCGCCCAGGGGAAGTCTTCCAGAGTCAGTACCCGATCCGTCCCCACCAGCCTGCCCGTTCAGGCCAAGCGGTACTTCTTCGCCCGCAGTGAACGCGCCCTGTACGACCTCCTGACCCAGATGCTCGCCGGCACCTCCTATCAGGTCTTTCCCAATGTGCGCCTCAACGACCTGTTCCTGATCAAGGGGAAGGGCACGGCCCATCAGGCCACGCTGGGCCGCCTGCGGGACAAGCACGTGGATTTCGTGATCGTGGACGCTGGGCAGGATTTCCGCCCTCTCGTGGCCATCGAACTGGATGGGGCCAGCCATGAGGCCGCCGCTCAGAAGTACCGCGACCAGGTCAAGGACGTCATCTTCCGCAGTGGCGGCCTGCCTTTGCTCCGCTTGAAAACTAGTGACCCCCACTCGTCCGCTAGCTTGAAGGTGCTGCTGGCGCCTTACCTGGGGCAGGTGAAGGTTGCCCGAGCACGTTGA
- a CDS encoding Ig-like domain-containing protein: protein MALLSILAVLANASSAPVTPPPPVVCPGMLRPALELIVKNERGQVLSQFGWPVTEAAWLKVTKIGERYTVTINRRWYQPQTIPNIKVMRDDCGPAKPTRVVARLQPVPGAPVIREFRIVNVNSDNLMVVGYWPYFQRYTTFLDAPGSVSRKVVWTSSRPDVATIDQSGMLRSVCNREPGRTTITATLKVDPTQVSSTVFGRGGGGMMCPRGAVDR from the coding sequence ATGGCCCTGCTCTCTATTCTCGCCGTGTTGGCCAACGCGTCATCTGCCCCGGTCACGCCACCGCCTCCGGTGGTGTGTCCAGGCATGCTGCGGCCAGCCCTGGAGCTCATCGTCAAAAACGAACGGGGTCAGGTGCTCAGCCAGTTCGGCTGGCCGGTCACGGAGGCCGCGTGGCTCAAGGTGACGAAGATTGGTGAGCGCTACACCGTGACGATCAACCGCCGCTGGTATCAGCCACAGACCATCCCAAACATCAAGGTGATGCGAGATGACTGTGGGCCGGCGAAACCCACGCGGGTCGTCGCGCGCCTTCAACCGGTGCCCGGCGCACCCGTCATTCGGGAGTTCCGTATCGTCAACGTGAATTCGGACAACCTGATGGTCGTGGGGTATTGGCCGTACTTCCAGCGGTACACAACGTTCCTAGACGCCCCGGGCAGCGTGAGCCGCAAGGTGGTGTGGACGAGCAGCCGCCCTGACGTCGCCACCATTGACCAGAGCGGCATGCTGCGCTCCGTCTGCAACCGCGAACCTGGGCGCACGACCATTACCGCCACGCTCAAAGTGGACCCGACGCAGGTTTCCAGCACCGTCTTTGGTCGGGGCGGTGGGGGGATGATGTGCCCGCGAGGGGCGGTTGACCGCTGA